Genomic window (Acidimicrobiales bacterium):
AGCACCTTCTTCAGCGCCCAGCGCGCCGCGCCGACGTCATCGCTCAGGCAGACCCGGATCTTCGACACCACCGCCAGCTGCGACGGATCGCGCCCTGCCTCGCGCGCCCCCTCGTGGAAGCTCTTCACGATCTCGGCGATCATGTCGCCGTTCGCCATGTTGATGATGATGCCGCCGCACAGCTTGCCGGCCAGGCGTGCCATCTGGGGCCCGAGGGCGGCCAGCCAGATCGGCAGCTCGTACTCGGGGGGCTCGAAGGCCAGCCGGAACCCGCCGCGCGTCGCGAACCGCTCGCCGACGTAGTCGGGGAGCTTCTGCCCCGAGTAGACGGCGCGCACGATGTCGACGTACTCGCGAGCGAGCCGCAGGGGCCGCTCGAAGCGCTCGCCGTGCCACCCGGCGATGACCTCGTTGCCGACCCCCAGCCCGAGGATCAGGCGACCGCGGCTCAGCTCGTTGAGCGTCGCCGCCTGGATCCCCATCGTGACGGGCGAGCGCCCGAACACGTGGTAGATGGCGGTGCCGAGCGCGAGGCGCTCGGTGCGCGCCGCCATCGCCGAGAGCATGACGAGCGGGTCGCGGCTGTTCGACTCCCCCTTCCACACGGCACCGAACCCGCGCCGCTCGGCCTCCTCCGCCGCGCGCACGCAGATGTCGATCGGCACCTGCGCCGCCGAGTTGAACTCGGTGTCGATGATCATCGGCGTCGTCCTCCTCGCTCCCGCCCGACCGGGCCAAGCGTGCCCCTCATGCCGTGTACCACCGCTTCGGGTCGAGCTCCTCGCGAACGACGCGGCACTGCTCGGCGGTGGGCGGATCGGTGCGCGCCGGGCCACCGGGCGGCAGGTGCACCGTAAGCGGCGTGTCGGCGAGGACCGCGTCGACGTCCTCGCCGGGGTGCACCGAGGCGAGGACCGGCCCCTGGTCGCCGATCTCGAGGACCGCCCGGTCCGTGACGACGGCGACCGTCCCGCGGCCCGCGAGGCCGACGTCGCCTCGGGCGCGCCCGTTGACCCGCCGTCCCGGGCTCGTCAGGAAGTCGAGCGCGGGCGCGAACTTGCGGGGATCGTGCCGCATCACGACGAGGACGCGCTCGGCCAGCGAGGCCACGTCGTTGCCCCCTCCCGACCCGTTGAAGCGCCGCGTCCGGCCCGCGCGGTCGTGCACGAGCGTCGTGTTGATCGAGCCGTCCCCGTCGACCTGCAGCGCGCCGAGCAGTCCGAGGGTCACGCGCCCGCCGTGCAGCATCGTCCCGAGGACGTCGAGGACGCCGCCGTAGGCGCTCGCCCCGCTCCACATGCGGGGATCGGCGATCCCGGCCGAGGGCTCGCGCGGGCAGGGCGCGAACACGCCGATCTCGAGGAGCATCCGCATCCCCGGGGCGTGCGTGCGCTGGGCGAGCTGCGCGGCGACCTGCGGCAGCCCGAGCCCCACGAGGACGACGTCGTCGCTCGTGATGAACGACGCCGCGGCGGCGGCGAGCATCTCGCCGGGCGTCCACTCGAGGCCGGCGGCCGTCGGCATCGCGCCGCGCCCGTCCATCACGCCCACCCGCCCACGACGCGCTTGTCGAGGTAGGCAGCGAACTCGTCGCCACCCTCCCGGCTCGCGGCGACGTGCTCGTCGAACCAGGCCGCGTCGAAGTCGTAGGCGCCGAACACGGCCGTCGGGCGAGCCCCGAAGGGCACCTCGGCGACGGCGGCGACCGTCACGCCGGGGATCGTGACCGCGCCCGGCTCGAGGGTCCCCGCCGCCACGACCCGCTCGGCGGTGACGATCACGCGCTCGGCGGCGAGCGCGGTCTCGCGGATCGACCACGCCGGACCGACGACGACGGCGTTGCCCTCCTCGTCGCACGCGTTGGCGTGCACGATCGCCACCTCGGGGCGAAGCGCCGGCAGGGCGACGCAGGGGCGCCCGGAGAACGGGTCCTCGATCGTCGCGGCCCCGCCCGCCGCGACGAGGGGGGGCAGCAGCTCGGATCCGAGGAGGGTCCGGCTCGGGACGAACGGGAGGCCGAGGCTCCCCGCGAACAGGCGCAGGGTGAGGCTCAAGGTCGAGTACTCGAGGGCATCCACGCTCCCCGTCGCGATGGCCCGGTTCACCGCGTGCAGCGGGCCGAAACGGTCGAGCGAGCCGCCCGAGTAGACGAGGCGCTCGACGCAGCCCGCGCCGACCAGGATGTCCGTCTCCATGCCGCCGACGACCTGCACGAGGCGCAGGCGGCGCGTCCCCTGGGCGACGATCGCGGCGACCGCGGCGATCGCGTTGCGATTGATGGCGAAGCCGCAGAGCGCGAGCTCGCACCCGTCCCCGACGAGGGCGACCGCCTCCTCGAGCCGGGCGACCTTGCTCACGGCGTCACTCCAGGCCGAGCAGCTTGGCCGGGTTGTCGCACAGGATCTTGCGCACGTCGGACGCGGGGATGCCGAAGCCGAGCAGCGCGCGCACGAACACCCGCATCCCGTCGATGGCGTCGAGGTGGAGCACCTGGCCGAAGTCGCTCCCCGCCACGCACCGGTCCGGCCCGATCCGACGGATGGTCTCCACGGTCTCCATCGGGTCCTGCACGGGCTGGTACAGCGAGGGGATCATCGGCTGGCAGTAGGTGCCGACGTAGGTGCCGAGCGCTGCGAGCTGCTCCATCTCGTCGATGAGAAGCTTGTTCAGCTCGAGCAGGGGGTGATCGAGGACGGTGCGGACGCCGAGCTCGCGCGCCAGGGTCGCGAGCGGCAGGAGCTCCTCGAAGTCCGTGTGTCCGAGCGCCACGGCGACGTTGGCGTCCGCCGCGAGCTGCAGCACCTCCCGCACCGCGGGGCGGACGGTGCCGTCGGGGTCGACGAGGCGCACGTACTCGTCCTCGCTCGGGTCGAGACCGGCGGAGCGTGCCCAGCCGTAGGACTTGAAGGTCGGGAACCAGATGCACCGGAAGTTCGGGTACTGCAGGCCGATGCGCACCGCCTCGGGGTTGACGCCGTGGTTGAGGCCGAGGCCGCCGTAGACCTCGACGCGGTGCTCCAGGCGCCCGTCGCGCACCATCTCGTCGATCTGGCGCTGGACGAGGTACGCCGCGTTCGCCGTGAGGTTCCAGTGGTCCTTGAAGGCGATGGCGCGCATCCTCGCCTTCGACGCTTCGACGGCGATCTGCACCATGTCCTGCGAGCGCGGGACGAAGTCGGGGAAGGCGTGGATGTGGTGGTCGATCGCCCCGACGAGCACGTCGTCCTCGACGCCGGGCCGGATCTCGCGCAGCTGCGGGTTGTCCTTCAGCATCTCGTAGAAGTACGTGCGCGAGTTCAGCTGGCGCACCCGTTCGACGCTCAGCGTCCGGCCGACCATCCCCGGCCGGTAGAGCTCGTGCTCATCGCACACGGCGCCTCCTTCGCGGGCGTTCACGGCTGGCGCCCCGCCGGTGGGCGCTCCTCACCGTCTCATTTTTTGGGATCACTAGCTCGACTATCGCTACAGCGAACTGTAACCCCTGCTCCGGTGCGGGACAACCCCGCGATCGCGCGCGCTCGCAGAAACACGAGGAGCGGTGCCGCCCGTGGACAGCGCAGGCCCGGCGTCGCGACCGGTCCCCGAGCCGGGCCAGCGGCGCGCCCGCGCCGCGAGAGGTGCGCCGCGCGCCCTCAGACGTCGTGCTCGACCACGCGCCTCGTCAGCTCGGTCGCGGCCTCGAGCGTCAGCGCGACGAGGCCGTCGACCTCGCCCTCGGCGACCCGGTACTCGGGCGCGACGACGCTGAGGCCGGCGACCACCTCGCCGCTGCGCCGGAAGATCGGGGCCGCCACGCCGAGCACGCCGGCGTCCACCTCGCCACGGGTGATCGCGTACCCGCGCGCCCTGATGCGCTCGAGGTCCTGGCGCAGCGACGCCTCGCTCGTCACCGTCGCGCCGGTGAAGTCCCGCAGCTGCGTCCGCTCGAGGAGGGCGGTGAGCTCCTCGCCCGCCAGCCAGGCGATGAGCACCTTCGCCGACGCGCCGGCGTGGACGGGCAGGACGCGGCCGCGCTCGTAGGACAGCCGGATCGGGTTCGGGCTGCGCACCTCCTCCACGCAGATGACGTGATCGCCGGTCCGGCGCGTGAGGACCGTCGTCTCACGGGTGGCCTCCGTCAGGCGCCGCATCACCGGCACGGCGACCGCGCCGAGGTCCCAGCTCGCGCGGGCGATCGCCGCGAGCTGCAGCACCCGGGGACCGAGGCGCAGGCCGCCCGAGGTCTCGTCGTCCTCCACCAGGCCCGCCGCCCGCAGGCTCTGGAGGTAGCGGTAGGTCGTGCTGCGCGACATCCCCAGGGCCTTCGCCGCCTCGCCCGCGGAGATCACCGGGTGCTGGTCGTCGAAGAGCGAGAGCAGGTCAATGGCGCGGGCCGCCGTGACGTTGCCGCGCGGCTCGGCCGTGTTCGGTCCGCGTGCGGGACGACCCATGGCTCTCAGGGGCGCGGCGCGCGGCCGAGCCCGCCTCCCGGTCCCGCGCTGGAGGCGCCGGGGACGACGCCGCGGCGCCGCTCGCCGCCCGGCCGCGCTCGGTCCCGGGGCTCCCCGGCGCGCGCCGGCGCGACGGGCCTCACCGGACGGTCAGGACGCGACATGCTCTCAGGCTAAGCGATCGGGCGAGGCCGACGGGCCATGTGCGCACCCGTTGGCTCGCCGCTCACGCTCCCGTCGCCGGCGGCCCAGCGGCCGGGCCCGCCCCGTCGCGGGGAGATGCCGGGTGGCGGCCCGGAGGCGGCGTCGAGCGGGGCCGGCGCTGGGGAGGCCGGCGCGGCGGGACGGGCGTCGGTGGGAGCTGGCGGCGGGGACCGGACCACGGGCTCGGCGGCGTGAGGAGGAGGTCGCCGAGGCGGTACGCAGCGTCCTCGTAGTTGACGCGCCAGCCGACGAAGTCCGGCCACGCCGCCTCGGCTCCGCGCTCGAGCGGGAAGCCAGCCGACTCGAGCATGGCGACGGCCGCGGCGAACTCCTCGAAGGCGAGGCGGATCGGCCCCTCGGGGCTCGGATCGGGGTCGATCGGCACGGCGAGCATCGTGCCGATGCGGCGAAGCGCCGTGAAGCCCATCCGCAGGCACAGGCGCGCCGTCGAGGGCGCCCCGGCCGGTGCGAGCGCGAGCTGCATCGCCGCGGCGTCGAGCACGGCGAGCAGCCCGCCGAGCCAGGAGTACCAGGGCTCGGGCGAACGGAAGAAGCAGAGCACGGGGTAGGTCGTGTGCGTCTCGGCGACCTCCGCCGCCCACGCCTCCCAGGAGGCGTAGAGCTCGGCGAGCGTGTCGGTGATCCCGACGAGCTCGTGGCGGACCAGGAGCTCGGGCCCCCACGCGGGGAGTCCCGCCCGGCTCTCGAGCAGCGAGACGAGCGTCTCGCGTCGGTTGAAGGCCGAGTAGAGCGTCGGCAGGTAGGCGATCTGGAGGGCGACGATGACGGCCCAGCTGGCGCCGGCGGCGACGTCCGGGGCGAGGTCGCGCGGCCCGGCCGCGTGCAGGGTGCCGGCGGTGAAGAGCGCGGCCGCCGCCTGCGCGACGCCCGCGCCGAGGCTGTGCACGTGCGGCGTGATGACGAGCCCGAACCCGAGGACGAAGCCCCCCGCCCAGACGGCGATCCCCGCGGCCACCGCCGTCGGGGCGCCGAGCGCGAGGAGGCCGTCCTTCGCCTCGTAGGTGCGAGCGAGGCGGGCGAGGCCGCAGAAGGCGGCGTGCACGCCGCGGGCCACGGCGAGGGGGACGAGCTCGAAGCCGGCCGGGGTCCGCGCCAGCACGAGCGTGAAGAGCACGCCCGAGGCGGAGAGGACGACGACGAGCACGCCCGACGCGAGCAGGAGGGCGCTCACTGCTCGCCCTCAGCACCCGCCGGCGGCGCGCGCGTACAGCTCGATGACCTCGAAGGTGGCGTAGGTCCCGGCCGGCGAGCGGTAGGCGGCGTCGTAGCGGCGCATCGCCTCGCCGAGGCGCCGTCCGGCGCGGCGGGGCTCGTGGGCGTAGGCGGCGCCTGTCGCGCGCAGCGCCGCGAGGAAGGCGCGGGCGCTCTCGTAGTCGCGGCGCACGAGGCGCCGGCGCGCCTCGACGTCGGCGAGGCCGGCCTCGACGAGCCAGGCGGCCCAGCGGCGTGCCGGGTGGAGCACGAGCGAGGGCCCGCCGTGCCCGCCGCGCTCGCGCGGGGTGCCGAGCGCGGCGAGGAGCTCGACGAAGGTGGCCGGTCCCAAGGTGGCGTGCGCCATCGCCCCGCCCGGGGCAAGCAGCCCGGCCAGCCGGCGCAGGCTGGCCGCGGGCGCGGCGAACCACTGGATCGTCGCGTTCGAGACGACGAGGTCGAAGCGCTCGGCGCTCTCGAGCGCCTCGGCGTCGGCGAGGCGGACCTCGACGCGGGGCCGCCCGGCCAGCCGGGCCCGTGCGGCCTCGACCATCGGCCGAGCGATGTCGACGGCGAGCAGACGGGCGGAGGGGTAGGCGACGGCGAGGCGCTCGGTGAGGCGGCCCGTCCCGCACCCGAGCTCGAGGATCGACGACGGCGCGAGGGCGAGGCGCGCGAGCGCGGCGACGAGCCGGTCCGCCATCTCGTCCTGGACGAGCGCGTTCGCCTCGTAGGTGCCCGCGTGCCGGCCGAAGCGCGCCGCGACGCGGCGCTTGTCGAGGACGTGGGCCGTCACCGCGCGAGCACCTCGCCGAGCCAGGCGCGAAACGCCTCCGGTGCCGAGATCGGCGGCGCGTGGCCCACCTGCGGCAGCTCCACGAGGCTGGCCTGTGCGAGCCCGCCCACGAGGACGCGCGCCGCGCGCGCGGGGACGATCCGGTCCGCCGCGCCGACGAGCACGTCGACGGGCACCGCGATCGCCGCCGGGTCGATCTCGAAGGACGCGAAATACTCGAGCCCTGCGAGGAGGGCCTCGAGCGGGGCGGGCGGCGCAGCGGCCGGCGCGCCGAGCACGGCGTCGAGCCCGCCCCGCCGCTCCGCCGCCGAGAGCATCTGCCGTCGGAAGGCGCGCAGCGCGCCCTCGCGGTCGCGGCGCAGGCGCGCGCCGAGCGCGTCGAGGGCCTCCGGGGCGACGCCGGGCTCGCCCGGCCCGTCGGCGACGAAGCGGCGCGTCGGGGCGACGAGGTGGAGCCGGCGCACGAGCGCGGGCGCGGCAGCTGCCACCTCCAGGGCGACGAGCGCGCCGAGCGACCAGCCGACGACGCGGGCCGGGGCACCGCAGCCCTCGAGGAGGCGCCGAGCGGCGGCCGCGTGGTCGGCCGCGGCCCGGCACGACGCGAACTCGCAGGCCAGGTGGCGGTAACCGGGGAGGGCCGCGATCGCCTCGGCGAACACGCCGGGGCCGAACGACCACCCCGGCAGCCAGCAGACCGGCTCGTCAGCGATCGCTCGCGGCCTCTGACTCGGCGAGACAGGAACCGAGCGCGTCGAGCGCCCGCTCCACGTCCTCGGCGCGGTGGGCGGCACTGAGGGACAGGCGGAGGCGTGCCGTGCCCGGCGGGACGGTCGGCGGGCGGATCGCCACGGCGAGGACGCCGCGCGCCTCGGCCAGCGCGGACAGCTCGCTCGCCCGAGCCGCCGAGCCGACGAGGAGCGGGACGATCTGGCTCGCCGAGCGCCCCACGTCCGCGCCGAGCCGCGCGAGCCCCTCGCGCAGGCGGGCGGCCTGCTCGAGGAGGCGGGCGCGGGCCGCGTCAGCCGCCTCGAGCAGCGGGAGCGCGGCGGCGACGGCGCCGACGACCGCCGGCGGGAGCGCCGTCGTGAACAGGAAGGGCCGAGCCGTGCTCGCCACGTGGTCGACGAGGCGTCGCGAGCCGGCGATGTAGGCCCCGTAGGCGCCGTAGGCCTTGGAGAAGGTCCCGAGATGGCACTCGACGGCCTGCCCGAGACCGGCCGCGGCGGCCACCCCCGCCCCCCGCGGCCCGAACACGCCCTCCGCGTGCGCCTCGTCGAGGTAGAGCACGGCGCCGTAGCGCTCCTTCAGCTCGACGATCTCGGCGAGCGGCGCGACGTCGCCGTCCATCGAGAAGACGCTCTCGGTGACGACGAGGACGCGGCGCGCCCCGCGGGAGCGGGCGAGGTCGAGCTTGGCCTCGAGGTCGGCGAGGTCGCCGTGGCGGTAGCGGTACAGGGTGGCGCGCGACAGTCGGCACCCGTCGAGGATGCTCGCGTGGTTGCGCCGGTCGCAGACCACGGCGTCGCCGCGCCCGACGAGCGCGCCGATCACCCCGAGGTTGGCGAGGTAGCCGCTCGAGAGCACGAGGGCGGCCTGCG
Coding sequences:
- a CDS encoding CoA-transferase; translation: MDGRGAMPTAAGLEWTPGEMLAAAAASFITSDDVVLVGLGLPQVAAQLAQRTHAPGMRMLLEIGVFAPCPREPSAGIADPRMWSGASAYGGVLDVLGTMLHGGRVTLGLLGALQVDGDGSINTTLVHDRAGRTRRFNGSGGGNDVASLAERVLVVMRHDPRKFAPALDFLTSPGRRVNGRARGDVGLAGRGTVAVVTDRAVLEIGDQGPVLASVHPGEDVDAVLADTPLTVHLPPGGPARTDPPTAEQCRVVREELDPKRWYTA
- a CDS encoding DUF6282 family protein; the encoded protein is MCDEHELYRPGMVGRTLSVERVRQLNSRTYFYEMLKDNPQLREIRPGVEDDVLVGAIDHHIHAFPDFVPRSQDMVQIAVEASKARMRAIAFKDHWNLTANAAYLVQRQIDEMVRDGRLEHRVEVYGGLGLNHGVNPEAVRIGLQYPNFRCIWFPTFKSYGWARSAGLDPSEDEYVRLVDPDGTVRPAVREVLQLAADANVAVALGHTDFEELLPLATLARELGVRTVLDHPLLELNKLLIDEMEQLAALGTYVGTYCQPMIPSLYQPVQDPMETVETIRRIGPDRCVAGSDFGQVLHLDAIDGMRVFVRALLGFGIPASDVRKILCDNPAKLLGLE
- a CDS encoding alpha/beta hydrolase, with protein sequence MPPTAPRTWSGRSTRSVPVSPSQRPRAIADEPVCWLPGWSFGPGVFAEAIAALPGYRHLACEFASCRAAADHAAAARRLLEGCGAPARVVGWSLGALVALEVAAAAPALVRRLHLVAPTRRFVADGPGEPGVAPEALDALGARLRRDREGALRAFRRQMLSAAERRGGLDAVLGAPAAAPPAPLEALLAGLEYFASFEIDPAAIAVPVDVLVGAADRIVPARAARVLVGGLAQASLVELPQVGHAPPISAPEAFRAWLGEVLAR
- a CDS encoding CoA-transferase, which codes for MSKVARLEEAVALVGDGCELALCGFAINRNAIAAVAAIVAQGTRRLRLVQVVGGMETDILVGAGCVERLVYSGGSLDRFGPLHAVNRAIATGSVDALEYSTLSLTLRLFAGSLGLPFVPSRTLLGSELLPPLVAAGGAATIEDPFSGRPCVALPALRPEVAIVHANACDEEGNAVVVGPAWSIRETALAAERVIVTAERVVAAGTLEPGAVTIPGVTVAAVAEVPFGARPTAVFGAYDFDAAWFDEHVAASREGGDEFAAYLDKRVVGGWA
- a CDS encoding LLM class flavin-dependent oxidoreductase — encoded protein: MIIDTEFNSAAQVPIDICVRAAEEAERRGFGAVWKGESNSRDPLVMLSAMAARTERLALGTAIYHVFGRSPVTMGIQAATLNELSRGRLILGLGVGNEVIAGWHGERFERPLRLAREYVDIVRAVYSGQKLPDYVGERFATRGGFRLAFEPPEYELPIWLAALGPQMARLAGKLCGGIIINMANGDMIAEIVKSFHEGAREAGRDPSQLAVVSKIRVCLSDDVGAARWALKKVLTFYCLQRGYSDLLRRMGWSEVVDRVKQLHLTEGFTAARRSIPDEMVDDVPMYAGRDLGGLPAKLAGHERAGVTRCIVACVPEAEDRQWEELSSFLRQAEPLVRSGHFA
- a CDS encoding methyltransferase domain-containing protein; protein product: MTAHVLDKRRVAARFGRHAGTYEANALVQDEMADRLVAALARLALAPSSILELGCGTGRLTERLAVAYPSARLLAVDIARPMVEAARARLAGRPRVEVRLADAEALESAERFDLVVSNATIQWFAAPAASLRRLAGLLAPGGAMAHATLGPATFVELLAALGTPRERGGHGGPSLVLHPARRWAAWLVEAGLADVEARRRLVRRDYESARAFLAALRATGAAYAHEPRRAGRRLGEAMRRYDAAYRSPAGTYATFEVIELYARAAGGC
- a CDS encoding IclR family transcriptional regulator → MGRPARGPNTAEPRGNVTAARAIDLLSLFDDQHPVISAGEAAKALGMSRSTTYRYLQSLRAAGLVEDDETSGGLRLGPRVLQLAAIARASWDLGAVAVPVMRRLTEATRETTVLTRRTGDHVICVEEVRSPNPIRLSYERGRVLPVHAGASAKVLIAWLAGEELTALLERTQLRDFTGATVTSEASLRQDLERIRARGYAITRGEVDAGVLGVAAPIFRRSGEVVAGLSVVAPEYRVAEGEVDGLVALTLEAATELTRRVVEHDV
- the bioF gene encoding 8-amino-7-oxononanoate synthase, whose translation is MRALAGHLEADLEAQARRRRDAGLERRLRPLERRAGHILTADGRRLLDLSSNDYLGLAGHPAVREAAAEAAAGAAGAGASRLVTGTSRAVAELEERLAAHRQAQAALVLSSGYLANLGVIGALVGRGDAVVCDRRNHASILDGCRLSRATLYRYRHGDLADLEAKLDLARSRGARRVLVVTESVFSMDGDVAPLAEIVELKERYGAVLYLDEAHAEGVFGPRGAGVAAAAGLGQAVECHLGTFSKAYGAYGAYIAGSRRLVDHVASTARPFLFTTALPPAVVGAVAAALPLLEAADAARARLLEQAARLREGLARLGADVGRSASQIVPLLVGSAARASELSALAEARGVLAVAIRPPTVPPGTARLRLSLSAAHRAEDVERALDALGSCLAESEAASDR